A genomic region of Papaver somniferum cultivar HN1 chromosome 7, ASM357369v1, whole genome shotgun sequence contains the following coding sequences:
- the LOC113297990 gene encoding F-box/kelch-repeat protein SKIP11-like: protein MLEGQSCLISRALPSSCEQETKWVYMTYLIEVTNGKRGFEDEGEEESGRRKLPKQLIKKLGEVTTQSLNDFHLSPTDQHNYIKQHGNGGDQSDSSNLIQSLGRDMSINCLIRCSRSDYNSLALVNKGFQNLIRGGDIYKRRREGGVIEHWVYFSCHLLEWEAFDPNSRLWMHVPRMPSNDCFMCSDKESLAVGTELLVFGKEITSHVIWSYSLLTNSWSSGMTMNSPRCLFGSASLGETAILAGGCDSQGRVLSSAELYNSATGTWETLPSMHKPRKMCSGVFMDKKFYVIGGINSELLSCGEEYNLETRTWREIPNMFPGRNGPTEAPPLVAVVNNELYAADYAEQELRKYDKERNLWNTIGRLPDRAVSMNGWGLAFRACGERLIVIGGPRILGGGIIEVNSWIPNENPPEWTLLARKHSGSFVYNCAVMGC, encoded by the coding sequence AACGAATGGTAAGCGCGGTTTTGAAGATGAAGGGGAAGAAGAAAGTGGAAGAAGAAAATTACCAAAGCAATTGATTAAGAAATTGGGAGAGGTAACTACACAATCGTTGAATGATTTTCACCTATCTCCTACTGATCAGCATAATTATATTAAGCAGCATGGTAATGGTGGTGATCAATCTGATTCAAGTAACCTTATCCAGTCTCTTGGCCGAGATATGTCAATCAACTGCCTCATCCGATGCTCAAGGTCTGATTATAATTCACTTGCTCTAGTTAATAAAGGCTTTCAGAATCTCATTCGCGGTGGAGATATCTATAAACGGAGGCGAGAAGGGGGCGTTATTGAGCACTGGGTCTATTTTTCTTGCCATCTTCTTGAATGGGAAGCTTTCGACCCCAACAGTCGCCTTTGGATGCATGTACCAAGGATGCCTTCAAATGACTGCTTCATGTGTTCTGATAAGGAGTCTTTGGCTGTGGGCACTGAGCTTCTTGTGTTCGGTAAGGAAATAACCTCTCATGTGATATGGAGTTACAGTTTGTTAACAAATTCTTGGTCTTCTGGCATGACTATGAACTCCCCAAGATGCTTGTTCGGGTCCGCCAGCCTTGGAGAAACTGCAATTCTAGCCGGAGGTTGTGATTCACAAGGGAGAGTTTTGAGTTCAGCAGAGCTTTATAACTCGGCAACGGGAACCTGGGAAACTCTGCCAAGCATGCATAAGCCTAGGAAGATGTGCTCTGGTGTATTCATGGATAAGAAGTTTTATGTAATTGGGGGGATCAATTCGGAATTGCTTAGCTGTGGGGAGGAGTACAATTTAGAAACAAGGACTTGGCGTGAAATTCCAAACATGTTTCCTGGTCGAAATGGACCAACTGAGGCTCCACCTTTGGTTGCTGTTGTAAATAATGAACTATATGCTGCTGACTATGCAGAGCAGGAGCTGAGGAAGTATGACAAAGAGAGGAACCTTTGGAACACTATAGGCAGATTACCTGACCGAGCAGTGTCAATGAATGGTTGGGGTCTTGCATTTAGAGCATGCGGGGAACGACTCATCGTTATCGGTGGGCCAAGGATTTTGGGCGGCGGGATCATAGAGGTCAACTCTTGGATCCCAAATGAGAATCCACCCGAGTGGACGCTTCTCGCTAGGAAGCACTCTGGGAGTTTTGTTTATAACTGCGCCGTGATGGGGTGCTGA